GCTGTGGCGGAGGGGATGTCGCGCGGGGGCTGATTCGTCTGGCAGCCCTTGATGGTTACACGCTGCGGGTCTTGGGCATTGACGCCGATCCCCGCGCGATCGCTTATGCCCAGGCACAGCCCCCTTATTCGGGCCTGCACTTCCGCTGCGCCATGAGTGGTGAGCTGGTGCAGGAGGGACAGCGCTTTGATTTTGTGGTGTCCAACCACCTGCTGCATCATCTGACCGCCCCAGAACTGCAAAGCTTGCTGGATGACTGCGCGGCGCTGGCGGCCCGCACCGTTCACGCCGACATCGAGCGCTCGGCGCTGGCCTGGGTGGGGTTTGGGGTACTGATGACCCCGCTGTTCCGGGACTCTTTCATCGTGCCGGACGGCCTGCTTTCCATTTGCCGCAGCTACCGTCTGAATGAACTGCGCCGTGCCGTACCGCCTGACTGGGAGGTACGCAGGCCCTTTCCTTTTCGGCTGCTGCTGACCCACACCCGG
This sequence is a window from Deinococcus radiophilus. Protein-coding genes within it:
- a CDS encoding class I SAM-dependent methyltransferase, translated to MSWLPDFSRREVAQAELMDDPHCDLDALQRTYQQFGAVNALVAGWPLVYRRFIRPYLRRERANTLLDIGCGGGDVARGLIRLAALDGYTLRVLGIDADPRAIAYAQAQPPYSGLHFRCAMSGELVQEGQRFDFVVSNHLLHHLTAPELQSLLDDCAALAARTVHADIERSALAWVGFGVLMTPLFRDSFIVPDGLLSICRSYRLNELRRAVPPDWEVRRPFPFRLLLTHTRREKLC